TAAAATCAGTCTTCTTTTCAGTCGAAGTCACAGATGATGAATCACCACTGAGTTTTGCTTGAGCCTGTCTGATCATTTGTGGAATATTCACTCCGTATAGGGCTCCATCCGCAATTTCAAACTGACCTTTAGCCGCAAGATTCTTCTTAATATTATCGGCAAGAAGACTTCTTCCTTTGCCTTTAACATTGAAGTTAGCCGTTCCCGCCAGCAGATCGACATCCGCAGCATCTTTCAAGAGTTCGCGGATTTGAACGCCTGTAAACGATTTTTCAAAACTGTAGTTCGGCACAGCTTGACGACCATCGAGACGGGCTGTAACGGCCAGCTTTCCGCCATAGAGATTGGCATTGAGCCGCTTAAGATTGAGAATGCCATTCTCTAGTGTCAGATCCATCACCCAATTACTGGTTTTGATATTGGAAGCTTTAATGGATTTAGCCGTTAAGTTTAAAGTGAGTTCTAAAGACTTCATCGCACTTAGATCAGGTTCACTCTGAGGCGTTTCAGGCTGAGTCTTGTCCTTGGTCTTATCCTTGTCTGCTTTATCTGTTTGTGGCAGTAATTTATCAAGATCTATATCGCCAAAATCCAAGTTAGCAATGATGTGAGGTACTTTATGACCATAGGCTATGTCCAATTTCCCTTTAGCCTCTATATCCCCTGCATTTAATTTATCCAATAGGAGATGAACTTGCTTGGTCTCTAGCAAGATTTCAACCTGTGTTAGAAGTGTGATATCTAACTTCTTGTTGGGTATTGTCTCACCGGCTATTGCATTGGTTATCTTAAAATCTTTGACCTGAATGTTGGCCATATTTTGAGACAGCTTGATTGAGCCTTGACCTAGACTCATTAGCTTTATATCAGGCATTTCGGCACTGAAGCGATACTCAAGAGTGGCAAACTCCCCCAGTGAGAATTTTCCCAGGGTTAAATTATCCAGGCTAAATACTTGTTCGGTCCCGGCTTGTTTATCTGAGATGCGAATTTGCGTATTGGTGACTGAGACACCGCCGATATCCAGACTCGATAAACTGGCAGATGAAACCGCAGGCTTATCGAGTTGAACCGATTGCTCTGCAGTAGACTGACTCTGGAAACCATCAAAGCTGGACCGCCCATCTTTGCGAGTTTCTAGATTGATGACTAAGCCATCCAGGTTCAGTTGAGCTATTTCAACTTGTTTGCGAAATAAGGGTAATAACTCAACTTCTGCTACTATCTTTTTTACCTCTAACATAGATGCATTATCGAATCCCTTAGGATTTGATAATGAAATATCACCCAGCTCGATACCTATGCTAGGAAAGAAGGTCCATGAAAGATCTTTTGCTATGATGAGGTCGCGCCCGGTTTGCTTTTTCACCGCATCGACTATTTCAGGTTTAAAATCATTTGGATCAAAAACCAATGTCAGGTAGGCCGCGAGACTCGCGAACATAAGAAGTAATACAATAAAAAACCATTTAACAATTTTCATAGCAGGTTCCATCCAAATATCTGAGTAGAAATTAAAGCAAGCGTAAGAGGTCGAGTTCGGTATTGGCGATCCCGACGCCGTTTTCATCAGAATATAACATCATACCGAGTGTGTTAATAATGTTATCGACTGAAATCATACAATGGATATGCCCTACAGCTTTCTTTGTCTTTTTATCAGGTTAGTACCAATAAGCTTGATACTTATATGCATCAAGCTTAATGCATATAGCTGGTGAACACGGCATTGATGGCAATAGCCATCCCGGCATTATCAATGTGTGCACCAGCAATTAGACCAGGGATCAGTGTCGATTTATCTAAGCTGCATATTGATGAAGCCTAGCTTTTCCTTACCTTAAGTTCTCAGTTTACTAGGTCCTTCTCTGCTTTAGCCCTGCCTTCAACACATTTAATGACAATACCTGCAAAGCCTTATACATCTACCAACTTGTTCACATCAAAGCCTCAACAACTAGACTCCAACATCTAGGCCTCAACAACTAAGCTTTAACAACTAGATTCCAACATTAATAACAAGCGAATAAATCCTGTAGAAGAGACTTGATCCTATTCTGTTGAAAACATATTTAACGTTTTGTCATTATCTTAATTAGTACAACTTAAGAGTAAGCTGCAATATTTACTCATCACCCCTCTTTATATGTTCAAATTACTTTAAGAGCTGGAATAAAAAGCCTATAATCAAATTCTTACAGGTACATTTAAATCCCTTCTAGTTTACCAATACGAGATAAGTGAAACTTAATGCTTGATAACAAAGACTTACAAGACGCAATCGCAGCTTTAGATGAATATGGTTTCGATAAAAAAAACACCAGCGATTTATCTCAAGCTAGAAATAAACAGCAGATGACTAAATATATTGATTCACTTGATTATAGTTTACGTCGTTTACTCATATTACAAGAAACGATAGAAGAGTCAGTAGCGAAGAAGAAATACCAAATTACCCAACAAGAAAAAATT
This portion of the Shewanella violacea DSS12 genome encodes:
- a CDS encoding AsmA family protein, with translation MKIVKWFFIVLLLMFASLAAYLTLVFDPNDFKPEIVDAVKKQTGRDLIIAKDLSWTFFPSIGIELGDISLSNPKGFDNASMLEVKKIVAEVELLPLFRKQVEIAQLNLDGLVINLETRKDGRSSFDGFQSQSTAEQSVQLDKPAVSSASLSSLDIGGVSVTNTQIRISDKQAGTEQVFSLDNLTLGKFSLGEFATLEYRFSAEMPDIKLMSLGQGSIKLSQNMANIQVKDFKITNAIAGETIPNKKLDITLLTQVEILLETKQVHLLLDKLNAGDIEAKGKLDIAYGHKVPHIIANLDFGDIDLDKLLPQTDKADKDKTKDKTQPETPQSEPDLSAMKSLELTLNLTAKSIKASNIKTSNWVMDLTLENGILNLKRLNANLYGGKLAVTARLDGRQAVPNYSFEKSFTGVQIRELLKDAADVDLLAGTANFNVKGKGRSLLADNIKKNLAAKGQFEIADGALYGVNIPQMIRQAQAKLSGDSSSVTSTEKKTDFTSLTGSFSVVKGLASNPDLLMSSPLIRLSGAGTANIISEALDYQLTTAVVGSLEGQGGGGQDLLYGIEIPFLITGTMSEPKFSLDTAGLFDAKLKQEVEKVQDKLKDSLLKRLGGF